Proteins encoded together in one Juglans regia cultivar Chandler chromosome 9, Walnut 2.0, whole genome shotgun sequence window:
- the LOC108993810 gene encoding beta-carotene isomerase D27, chloroplastic has protein sequence MVVLSFQPVQFRPPQHLPLHRPSAGNVIRCGIAEPSGEPAPLGQKTRYNDGFFDRAFMTLFARKMEKFAASAKAGTDTKKKGWWNLDYESFVDVSKRVMQGRSRMQQQQVVREVLLSMLPPGAPAQFRKLFPPTKWAAEFNAALTVPFFDWLVGPSEVIEVEVNGVKQRSGVHIKKCRYLENSGCVGMCVNMCKIPTQDFFTNEFGLPLTMIPNFEDMSCDMVYGQVPPPFEEDPVSKQPCFPDICSMANPSSNVCHKLQA, from the exons ATGGTGGTCCTAAGCTTCCAACCTGTCCAGTTCAGGCCTCCTCAACATCTTCCATTGCATAGACCAAGCGCCGGAAATGTCATCCGGTGTGGGATTGCAGAGCCATCGGGAGAGCCGGCTCCTTTAGGACAAAAAACACGGTACAATGATGGGTTCTTTGACAGGGCATTCATGACACTCTTTGCTCGGAAGATGGAGAAGTTTGCAGCTTCGGCTAAAGCTGGGACAGACACGAAGAAGAAAGGGTGGTGGAATCTTGACTACGAGAGCTTTGTGGATGTGTCTAAGAGAGTAATGCAGGGAAGGTCTCGTATGCAGCAGCAGCAAGTTGTTCGTGAGGTGCTCTTGTCTATGCTCCCTCCAGGTGCGCCTGCTCAG TTCAGAAAACTATTTCCTCCAACGAAGTGGGCTGCAGAATTCAATGCTGCATTGACAGTGCCCTTCTTCGACTGGTTAGTTGGGCCTTCTGAG GTTATTGAAGTTGAGGTAAATGGGGTGAAGCAGAGGAGTGGAGTTCATATAAAGAAGTGCAG GTATCTGGAGAACAGCGGGTGTGTAGGAATGTGTGTGAATATGTGCAAGATTCCTACTCAAGACTTCTTCACCAATGAATTTGGGCTTCCATTAACCATGATTCCAA ATTTTGAAGATATGAGTTGTGATATGGTGTATGGCCAAGTTCCGCCCCCTTTTGAAGAAGATCCAGTGTCCAAACAACCTTGTTTTCCAGATATTT GCTCCATGGCAAATCCCAGCTCCAATGTTTGTCATAAACTACAGGCTTGA
- the LOC118349447 gene encoding uncharacterized protein At5g39865-like encodes MGCVSSNLLNHDDDFTQLGSSALSHHIVSLTSTTYGLLTLDPPPPQSTASPPPTTPLTPPSRFTLGSVFSEPKSLWSDPRPPLLRSGPTEVINSWELMAGLEYTADSFRFFKDLNNANKENSNPNRNHRTHSESNSFLKPLNGNVPRPSSVLDKFERICPPNGENRVVIYTTTLRGVRKTFEACNAVRAVMEGFGVLISERDISMDRGFREQLRELMRGKVEAMVPPRVFVKGRYVGGAEEVLKIVEEGWLGELLEGLPKKRGPGVCEGCGDVRFLPCFRCSGSCKMVMVEKEEVGQRQGRTVVVRCLDCNENGLVLCPICS; translated from the coding sequence ATGGGCTGTGTGTCTTCCAATCTGCTCAACCACGACGACGACTTTACCCAACTCGGAAGCTCTGCACTGAGTCACCACATCGTTTCTCTCACCTCCACCACTTATGGCCTCCTTACTCTTGACCCCCCACCACCTCAATCAACCGCCAGCCCCCCACCAACAACCCCTTTAACCCCACCTTCTCGGTTCACCCTCGGCTCCGTCTTCTCCGAACCCAAGTCCCTTTGGTCTGATCCCAGGCCCCCGCTACTACGCTCTGGCCCAACTGAGGTCATCAACTCTTGGGAACTCATGGCCGGCCTCGAGTACACCGCTGACAGTTTCCGCTTCTTCAAAGACCTTAACAACGCCAACAAAGAGAACTCAAACCCTAATCGTAATCACCGTACCCACTCCGAGTCAAACAGTTTTCTTAAGCCTTTGAACGGCAACGTTCCAAGACCTTCTTCGGTCCTGGACAAGTTCGAGAGAATATGCCCACCCAACGGAGAGAACAGAGTGGTGATCTACACGACGACATTGCGAGGCGTGAGGAAGACTTTCGAGGCTTGCAATGCAGTGAGGGCTGTTATGGAAGGGTTCGGCGTGTTGATCTCCGAGCGAGATATATCCATGGACCGTGGATTCAGAGAACAACTGAGGGAGCTGATGAGAGGGAAAGTAGAAGCAATGGTGCCTCCGAGAGTGTTTGTGAAGGGGCGGTATGTGGGTGGAGCTGAGGAGGTGTTGAAAATAGTAGAGGAAGGGTGGCTTGGCGAGCTTCTTGAAGGGCTGCCCAAGAAAAGAGGTCCGGGTGTGTGTGAAGGGTGTGGGGACGTGAGGTTCTTGCCGTGTTTCCGATGCAGCGGGAGCTGTAAGATGGTGATGGTGGAGAAGGAGGAAGTGGGCCAAAGACAAGGAAGGACTGTTGTGGTGAGGTGTCTTGATTGTAATGAAAATGGCTTGGTGCTCTGCCCTATCTGTAGCTGA